Part of the Rhodococcus sp. OK302 genome is shown below.
ACGACGGCCTGGGAGATTTCCCGGGTCGCGTGGGCATGCTTGTGGGCGCGTTCGCGGGCGTATCCCGCTGCTGAATCCTTGCTCACCATGAACGCCCAATCGCTTGACACCGTCATCAGTGTCTCGCGAAGTACCTGATCATTGACGCGGTTTCGCAGTTCCGGGCGTCCAGGAGCGTTGTCGTGGCCGCGGGATTTGTCGACAGCGTTGATTGCCGTGTCGACAACTTCGGCGTTGAGTTGTACCAGATCGGAGACTTGATCTCCGGCCCAGACGCGCCAGTCCTTACCGGAGCCCCACGACGAATCTTCCAGTTGCACAGGCTCGCCCACGTATCCGGCGGCTTGGGCGTCGTTCAAGGTTCCGACGCGGATGCCCGCTTCGGGGAGTGCTCGCAGGACCTTCTCGAGCCACTGCGGACCCTCGTACCACCAGTGCCCGAACAGCTCGGTGTCGAATGCCGCAACTACCAGCGCATCGCGCCCGATTCGTGCCGATTCTGATCGCAGGCGGTCCCGGACTGCTTCGACGAAGTCCTCGACATGCTTGTCGACGGCGGCCGCGGCAAGTTCGGGATCGTAGGGAGCCTTGTCCGCGGAGTCGACGGTACGGCCCGTGACCCGAGACGACTTGAGGCCGGTCTCGTGGTCGTAGGTGTGGAAATCGCGGTAGGCGGCGTGGCCGGGATAGCCGGATTTGGGGGACCAGACGCGGTAGCTGACCTGCAGGTCACGGCCGAAGGCGACGACGTCGGAATCGCGGACGGGACGGCCGAGTGTGGTGTCCCCGCGCAGTGCCGGTCCGTCGACCATGAAGTGGGTGACGCCGGCTTCGGCGTATCCGCGCTCCATGCCGGGGGTGTACCCGCACTCGGGTCCCCAGATGCCGGTCGGGGTGTGGTTCCAGCGGGAGTGCGCGTCGGCGAGACCCTCGCGGAGCGAGAAGGCGCGCAGGCGTGGGTCGAGCAGCGGCTGGAACGGATGCGCGAGCGGACCACCGAGCAGTTCGAAGGCTTCGCGATCGATGAGATCCCGGAAAACCGGCGAAGCTCCATGCTGCCAACGGGTTTCGAAGTCCTCCAAAGCCGCTGCCGAGGCACGGTGTTCGCGTGCCCCGAGTTCGCGGTGAGCTGCGTCGGGCATGCCGGCGGCTTCGTGAGCCCGGATCTGCCAGTTGCCGAGCCAATGGTGCATCCCGGCAAGGCAGTGCGGATCGTCGAGCTGCGCCGCGAGAACCGGCGTGATCCCGAGCGTCAGGAGGTGTGAACGACCCTCGTCGGCGAGGCGTCGGAGCGCCGCGGTGAGGGGCAGATACGACCCGGCCCACGACTGGTACAGCCATTCTTCGCCGACCGGCCAGCGCCCGTGGTTGGCGAGCCACGGGAGGTGGGAGTGCAGAACCAGGGCGAACATCCCGGGTTCGGTAACGGGTGTTGCAGTACTCACTCGTCGGAGTCCTGGGAAGCAGCGTCCTTCACCGCGATAGCGACGAGGTCGAGGCTCGCGTCGATATCGGGTTCGCTGATGCTGAAGTCGTCGACGGTGATGCCTTCGACGTCGCGGGTCAGATCCTCGGGCCACGGCTCGCCGGCGAGCGCACGGTCGATTTGTGCGTTGATGAACGAGCCGCCGTGCTTGGCGTCGAGGTCTTTGAGCTGCGGTCCGTGGTGGACACCGGTCATGAGCTCGACGCGGAATCCGGCGCCCTCGAGAAGTTCGGTCATCTCGTCGGCATTGAGTTCACGGGTGTGGAACGGGTTGAGCGGCGTGTCGCGGCCGGGGGAGAAAGTAATCCGGTTGGGGGTGCTGATCAGAAGTTCACCGCCCGGAGTGAGAACACGGAAGCACTCGCGCAGGAACTGTCCCTGGTCCCACAGGTGCTCGATAACCTGGAAATTGACGACGACGTCGACGGAGTTGTCTTCGAGGGGCAACGCGGCGAGGTTGCCGTGAATCATCTCGACGCGGGGGTAGCGGGCACGGACGTGTTCGACGGCCGAGACGTCGTAGTCGAGTCCCGTCACGGATGTCGCGACGTCGGCAATCATGTTGGCGCCGTAGCCTTCTCCGGAGCCGGCTTCGAGTACGCGACGGTCGGTGCAACGCTCGAGTAGCGCGCGGTAGACCACTTCGTGGCGTCGGAACCAGTAGTTCTCCTCGGGGATTCCGGGCACTGTCCGTTCGCCCGTCAAGGGCAGGGGTGCGTCCTCGTGGTTGCTGACACTTGTTTCACTCACCCGTGCGAGATTAGTGCCATCGGGGTAGAACGTGTTCACCGTGGTCCAGATCACAGCAATGAATCACTGTTCGTGAGGTTATGGTGGACGTGGTTCCACGCTAAGTTACCGGCGGGTAACTTAGCGTGAGGTAATCTAACGCACAGCCGACGTGAGGCGAGAAATCCGTAAGGGATGCCACTCGTATCTGCGTGCAGCAGCTCAGACGATTTATCAGGTGAAGTACACACAGGAGGTCGAGAAAAGACCCATGACGAATATCGTTGTTTTGATCAAGCAGGTCCCCGACACATGGTCCGAGCGCAAGCTGACCGACGGCGACTACACCCTTGACCGTGAAGCCGCAGACGCAGTGCTCGACGAGATCAACGAGCGCTCCGTCGAAGAAGCCCTCCTCATCAAGGAAGCTCAGGGCGGTGAGGTGACGGTGCTGTCCGCAGGCCCCGACCGCGCCACCGACGCTATCCGCAAGGCACTGTCGATGGGCGCCGACAAGGCTGTCCACATCAACGACCCCGCACTGCACGGCTCCGACGCCATCCAGACCGCGTGGACCCTCGCTGCTGCACTCGGACAGATCACGTTCGATAACGAAGAGCCTGCAGACCTGATCATCGCCGGAAACGAGGCCACTGACGGCCGCGTCGGTGCTGTTCCGGCCATCATCGCCGAGTACCTGGGCATCCCGCAGCTCACGCAGCTGCGCAAGCTCGTCGTCGCAGACGGCAAGGTCACCGGCGAGCGCGAGACCGACGAGGGCGTTTTCGGCCTCGAGGCTTCGCTGCCCGCAATCGTCTCGGTCACCGAGAAGATCAACGAGCCGCGCTTCCCCTCCTTCAAGGGCATCATGGCCGCGAAGAAGAAGCAGGTTCTCGTCTACACGCTGGCCGACCTCGGCGTCGACCCGGAGACCGTGGGTGTTGCCAACGCCGGCACCACCGTGACGGCCTCCACCCCGAAGCCCCCCCGTACCGCTGGTGAGCGCATCGCCGACGAGGGAGACGGTGGCACCAAGATCGCCGCTTACCTCGTCAGCAACAAGATCATCTGATCGCGCCCTTCTAGACAACCAGCAGAAAAACTCAGGGAGAGTTAAGTCATGGCAGAAGTACTTGTGCTCGTAGAGCACGCAGAGGGTGCGCTCAAGAAGGTCAGCCTCGAACTCATCACCGCTGCACGCGCATTGGGTGAGCCGTCGGCAGTTGTCGCCGGTCCCGCGGGCACCACGGCCAAGCTGGCCGACGCACTGGCAGCAGCCGGCGCGGCAAAGATCTACGTCGCCGAGTCCGGCGACATCGACGGCTACCTCGTCACCCCCAAGGTTGACGTTCTCGCCGCACTCGTCGAGTCCACCAGCCCCGCAGCAGTCATCACCGCTGCCGGCACCGAGGGCAAAGAGGTTGCCGGTCGTCTGGCCGCACGTCTGGGCTCCGGACTGCTGACCGACGTCATCGAGATCAAGGCTGACGGCACCGGCGTCCACTCCATCTTCGGTGGCGCGTTCACCGTCGAGGCCAAGGCCAACGGCGAGGTCCCCGTCTACTCGGTTCGCCCGGGTGCAGTCGAGGCAGCTCCGCAGGCCGCAGCCGGCGAGCAGATCGTCGTCGAGGTTCCGGCTCAGGACGAGAGCGCCGTCAAGATCACCTCGCGTGATCCCATCGTCGGTGGCGACCGCCCCGAGCTCACCGAAGCCACCGTCGTGGTTTCCGGTGGACGCGGCGTCGGCAGTGCCGACAAGTTCTCCGTCGTCGAAGAGCTGGCCGATTCCCTCGGTGCTGCAGTCGGTGCTTCGCGCGCTGCTGTGGACTCGGGTTACTACCCCGGACAGTTCCAGGTCGGTCAGACCGGTAAGACGGTCTCCCCGCAGCTGTACATCGCGCTCGGCATTTCCGGTGCTATCCAGCACCGTGCCGGCATGCAGACGTCTAAGACCATCGTCGCGGTCAACAAGGACGAAGAGGCACCCATCTTCGAGATCGCCGATTACGGCATCGTGGGCGACCTGTTCAACGTCGCACCGCAGCTCACCGAAGCTGTGAAGGTCCACAAGGGCTAAAAAGCACAACCTGCTGTGCGCCTTTATTAGCCCCCCCGCGGTTAATAAGGGCGCACAGTGCTTTATTTACCCGACCTGCATCGCTACGTCACTTCGCCGCTACCGCACGGACTTTCGCGCTCGATATACCTGGCGCATGACAATTACGTCAGTCCTTCGCCCCGCGAGTGACAATCTCGGCCGTGAGGTCGCCGCGCCGAGATATTCCCTGATCGTCTCCTCCGACCGCGAGCATCGAGTGGCCGCGCAGCGCCTTCGGTACCGAGTGTTTGCCGCCGAGCCCGGATTCTCGATTCCCGTGTCACCTTTCGAACTGGACGTCGATGAGTTCGACGAGTTCTGTGATCACCTTCTGGTCCGAGACAACATCACCGGTGCCTACGTCGGTTGCTACCGGATGCTCACGCCCGACGCCGCAATCAAAGCGGGTGGGTATTACACCGCAACGGAATTCGACATTTCAGCTCTGGATCCGGTGGGCAATCGAGTAGTCGAGATGGGCCGCGCGTGTGTTGATCCGGCGCATCGCAACGGATCGGTTCTCGGGATCATGTGGTCCGGAATCTTGCAGTACCTCGAACTGACCGGCCACGACTGGGTGATGGGATGCGTCTCCGTCCCGATCACGCCGCATCCCGGTGCCGTGCCGGGTGCCGACGTTCGGGCTGTCCGCGACTTCGTGATGAGCAAGCACCCCGGCCCGCTGGATCAGCGGGCAGTTCCTCGCAATCCCGTGGTGCTCGGTGGACGTACTCTCGACGAGATTGCCGCACCGGAGCGCCTGACCATGCCGCCTCTGCTTCGCGGATACCTACGGATGGGCGCCGTGATCTGCGGTGAACCGGCCTACGATCCCGCATTCGGGGTAGCGGATTTTGTTGCCCTGCAGGGATTGAAATCAGCGAACACGCGGTACCTCGAACGTCTTCGATCCGCCGCCGTAGTGCAGGAAGGGCGAGCGCGGTGAGCCCGCACTGGGTTCCGTCGAGCCCGTGCGGCGACGGGTGTTTACCGGCAAATCCTGACCATGTGTCGAGTATCACGGTGATAGGTCGTGCGATGTTGGTCGCTGCCGCATTGTTCACGGCGCCGGTGCTCTCGGCAGGCTGGTTGCTACCCAGACACTGGCGAACTCGGATGCAGCGCGCGTACTCGCGAATGCTGCTTCGGTGCCTCGGAATGAAACTGAGCGTCGACGACCAGCGATTGGGCCGGCCCGAGCCGGCGGGGGTGATGGTTGTTGCCGGCCACGTGTCCTGGACGGATGTTCTGGTGGCGAGCGCCGTGGCACCCGCGAATTTTGTGGCCCGGGCGGATCTGCTGGATTGGGCGGTCCTGGGATCGTTGGCGAGGCGGATGCGCGTCGTACCGATCGATCGCGCTCGCCTGCGTGAGCTGCCCACGGTGGTGAACACCGTCCGTGAGCGTTTGGACCGTGGCGTGCGTGTCATGGTGTTTCCGGAAGGAACCACGTGGTGCGGGCTTGCATACGGGGGCTTTCGTCCGGCGATGTTCCAGGCGGCCGTCGACTCGCAGTGTCCGGTGCAGCCCATGGCGATCCGTTACGCGAACGCCGACGGCACGCTGTGTACCGGACCGTCGTTTGTCGGAGAGGAGACGATCGGTCAGTCCATCGGTCGAATTCTGCGACAGAAGGGCGTCGAGGTGACGGTCCGATTGGCGCCGCTGGAAGAGGCCGGCGAGTGCCGACGGGACCTCGCGCAGCGGTGTGAGCGGGCGGTACGCGGCAATCAGGTCATCGACCTGGCCGCTCATGACATTTTTGATCCGGCAGAGACGCAGATCACGCCGGCATCGGCGATGACGGCTTAGTGAGGTAAGCGAGGCTGGGTGAGGCGCGGTGCTGGGCTATCCTGGTCAGGCCATGACTCTGCCGCCTCACAGTGCCCACACCGGATTCCCGGTGTACCTCGATCATGCCGCCACCACACCGATGACGGCAGCTGCTATCGAGGCGATGACCGATACCTTCAAAACCGTAGGCAATGCGTCCTCGCTGCACGGCTCGGGCCGCGCAGCCCGGCGACGCGTCGAGGAATCACGCGAGTCCATCGCGGCCTGCCTGGGCGCTCGTCCGTCGGAGGTCATTTTCACCTCCGGTGGTACCGAGAGTGACAACCTCGCAGTCAAGGGCATCTTCTGGGCCCGACGCGACGCAGATCCCAAGCGAAATCGAATCCTCGCAAGCTCGGTGGAACATCATGCGGTTCTCGACGCTGTTGAATGGCTCGAGCAGCACGAGGGCGCCCGTGTCACGTGGCTGCCTGTCGACGCGAACGGTGTTGTAGACCCGCAAACTTTGCGTGACGAGCTGTCGGTGCACGCCGACGAGGTTGCGCTGGTGACAATCATGTGGGCCAACAACGAGGTCGGTTCCATCATGCCGATCCTCGAATTGGCCGAGGTGTCAGCAGAATTCGAGATCCCGATGCACAGTGACGCGGTTCAGGCCGTTGCGCAGCTGCCGGTAGATTTTGCGGCGAGCAAGCTCGCGGCGCTGAGCATTGCCGCGCACAAGTTCGGTGGCCCGCACGGTGTGGGTGCACTCTTGCTGGGGCGTCAGGTTCCGTGCGTGCCGCTCTTGCACGGCGGTGGGCATGAACGCGATATCCGTTCGGGAACCCCCGATACTGCCGGCGTCGTCGGTATGGCGGCGGCGCTCCGCGAGAACACTGCGCACTTCGATTCCAGTGCAAGGGAACTGACTGAACTGCGTGATCGCTTGATCGACGGCGTTTTCAGAATTCTGCCCGGTTCGATACTGAACGGCCCGAGCGGTGAGGATCGCCTGCCCGGCAACGCACACTTCACTTTCCCCGGCTGTGAAGGAGACTCGCTCCTGATGCTCCTCGACGCCGCGGGTATTGAATGTTCCACCGGTTCGGCCTGCACCGCAGGTGTAGCCCGAGCCAGCCACGTCCTGATCGCCATGGGCGTCGAGTCCGCGACCGCGCGAGGCTCACTGAGATTTTCACTCGGACATACGTCGAGTGTCACCGATGTGGATGCGCTCCTCGCAGCGCTGCCACAAGTAGTAGAGCGCGCCCGTGCCGCCGGTCTTGCCGGCGCCGTGTCGCGTGGAGGGGATCGCTGATGCGAGTACTCGCAGCCATGAGCGGAGGCGTCGACTCCGCAGTTGCCGCCGCCCGCGCAGTTGCCGCAGGCCATGACGTCGTGGGAGTGCATTTGGCATTGTCCACTGCGCCCGGAGCATTGCGTACGGGTTCGCGCGGATGCTGTTCCAAGGAAGACGCCGGAGACGCACGACGCTCTGCCGACGTCCTCGGAATACCGTTCTACGTCTGGGATTTCGCAGATCGCTTCAAAGAAGACGTGATCGACGATTTTGTGGCGTCGTACGCTGCCGGTGAGACACCCAACCCGTGCCTGCGATGCAACGAGAAGATCAAGTTCACCGCTCTCGCGGATCGTGCGATCGCACTCGGATTCGACGCCGTTGCCACCGGCCACTACGCCCGTCTCGAAGACGGCGTCCTGCGCCGCGCGGTCGATCCCGACAAGGATCAGTCGTACGTTCTGGGAGTACTGACGGCCGAGCAGCTTTCACGCGCGATGTTCCCCATCGGTGACACACCGAAGGAGCAGATCCGCGAAGAGGCTGCCGAGCGCGGACTCGCCGTTGCGAACAAGCCGGACAGCCACGACATCTGCTTCATCCCGACCGGTGACACACGAGCATTCCTCGGTGCCCGGATCGGTGTTCGTCCGGGAAGCGTTGTCGACGCAGACTCCGGCGAGGTTCTCGCCGCGCATGACGGCGTGCACGGATTCACCATCGGTCAGCGCAAGGGGTTGGGCGTCGAAGGTCCGGCAGTGGACGGACGTCCTCGGTACGTGACGTCGATCGAACCCGAAACCGGAACTGTCCGAGTCGGTTCGGCCAAGAACCTGGACGTGTGGGGAATTACCGCCCAGCGTGCGATCTGGACGTCGGGTCAGACGCCCGTCGGGCCGATCGAGTGCACGGTGCAGGTTCGTGCGCACGGCGGATTGGCGAAGGCTGTTGCCGAGGCCGTCGACGGTGGCATCACTATCTCCCTGCGTGAGCCGTTGACCGGAGTTGCCAAGGGTCAGGCCGTGGTTCTCTACCGCCCCGACAGTGAACTGGGCGATGAGGTTCTCGGCAGCGGCACCATCGCCGGAACCGAATCGGAACCGAACACACTGTGACACAGCCGGTTTCCATCGGGGGCCTCGTCACCGGAATCGGATCCTGGCCGGGCACGGATGCCCGCGAAAGCGCCGCCACCATTCTCGGTGAACTGGGCGACTTTCCACACCTGGTGGAATTACCGGCTCGCGGACTCGGTGCCGACATGGTCGGCCGGACCGGCGGGATCCTCGTCGACATCAACCTCGACGCGTCGACGCGGTCCTATCGCGTCGTGCCTCGTCGTGGAAACATCGCAAAGCGTTCCGAAGACTTTCTGAACCAGGATCTGGATGCCCTCGAGGAAGCCTGGGAAAACGCCAGGCTGGTCGGCGCTGACCACGTGATCAAGCTGCAGGCTGCCGGGCCGTTAACGCTCGGCGCCGAGATCGAAGTCGCGAACGGCTCACGCGTACTGGTTGACCGCGGCGCGCTACGCGACATCGCCGAATCTCTCGGTGAGGGCCTGGCCCGTCACGCTGCCGAAGTGACTCGGCGGACCGGTGCCCGCGTGATCATTCAACTCGACGAACCACAGATGACTGCCGTTCTGGCCGGATCACTGCCGGGACGTACGAAGATGGAAAGCGTTCCGGCACTTCCGGAGCCGGAGGCATTGGCGATTCTGGACTCGGCAATCGAAGGCTGTGGACTGCCGACCATGGTGCACAGTTGTAGCACCGATCTTCCGTGGGACCTTCTGCGACGTAGCAAGGCTTTTGCCGTCAGTTTCGACCTGTCCCTGATTTCGTCGAAGGATCTGGACGGCATCGGTCAATTGTTCGACGCCGGAAAGCAACTGGCGCTCGGACTGGTCCCCACTGCGGAGCCCGAGAAGCCGGTTACGTGGAAAGAATGCGCAATGCCGGCGGTGACGCTGATCGATCGCCTCGGATTTTCGCGGGAACTTCTCCAGACCCAAGTGGCTGTGACGCCGCGCTGTGGGCTGGCGGGGGCGGGCCTCGAGTGGTCCCGTTCCGCGCTGCGTCTGTGCACCGATGCC
Proteins encoded:
- a CDS encoding 1,4-alpha-glucan branching protein domain-containing protein, translating into MFALVLHSHLPWLANHGRWPVGEEWLYQSWAGSYLPLTAALRRLADEGRSHLLTLGITPVLAAQLDDPHCLAGMHHWLGNWQIRAHEAAGMPDAAHRELGAREHRASAAALEDFETRWQHGASPVFRDLIDREAFELLGGPLAHPFQPLLDPRLRAFSLREGLADAHSRWNHTPTGIWGPECGYTPGMERGYAEAGVTHFMVDGPALRGDTTLGRPVRDSDVVAFGRDLQVSYRVWSPKSGYPGHAAYRDFHTYDHETGLKSSRVTGRTVDSADKAPYDPELAAAAVDKHVEDFVEAVRDRLRSESARIGRDALVVAAFDTELFGHWWYEGPQWLEKVLRALPEAGIRVGTLNDAQAAGYVGEPVQLEDSSWGSGKDWRVWAGDQVSDLVQLNAEVVDTAINAVDKSRGHDNAPGRPELRNRVNDQVLRETLMTVSSDWAFMVSKDSAAGYARERAHKHAHATREISQAVVSGKDAVAERLADGWNRADGLFPGLDARRLPDTELSAGSAS
- a CDS encoding class I SAM-dependent methyltransferase — its product is MSETSVSNHEDAPLPLTGERTVPGIPEENYWFRRHEVVYRALLERCTDRRVLEAGSGEGYGANMIADVATSVTGLDYDVSAVEHVRARYPRVEMIHGNLAALPLEDNSVDVVVNFQVIEHLWDQGQFLRECFRVLTPGGELLISTPNRITFSPGRDTPLNPFHTRELNADEMTELLEGAGFRVELMTGVHHGPQLKDLDAKHGGSFINAQIDRALAGEPWPEDLTRDVEGITVDDFSISEPDIDASLDLVAIAVKDAASQDSDE
- a CDS encoding electron transfer flavoprotein subunit beta/FixA family protein, whose protein sequence is MTNIVVLIKQVPDTWSERKLTDGDYTLDREAADAVLDEINERSVEEALLIKEAQGGEVTVLSAGPDRATDAIRKALSMGADKAVHINDPALHGSDAIQTAWTLAAALGQITFDNEEPADLIIAGNEATDGRVGAVPAIIAEYLGIPQLTQLRKLVVADGKVTGERETDEGVFGLEASLPAIVSVTEKINEPRFPSFKGIMAAKKKQVLVYTLADLGVDPETVGVANAGTTVTASTPKPPRTAGERIADEGDGGTKIAAYLVSNKII
- a CDS encoding electron transfer flavoprotein subunit alpha/FixB family protein, coding for MAEVLVLVEHAEGALKKVSLELITAARALGEPSAVVAGPAGTTAKLADALAAAGAAKIYVAESGDIDGYLVTPKVDVLAALVESTSPAAVITAAGTEGKEVAGRLAARLGSGLLTDVIEIKADGTGVHSIFGGAFTVEAKANGEVPVYSVRPGAVEAAPQAAAGEQIVVEVPAQDESAVKITSRDPIVGGDRPELTEATVVVSGGRGVGSADKFSVVEELADSLGAAVGASRAAVDSGYYPGQFQVGQTGKTVSPQLYIALGISGAIQHRAGMQTSKTIVAVNKDEEAPIFEIADYGIVGDLFNVAPQLTEAVKVHKG
- a CDS encoding GNAT family N-acetyltransferase, with amino-acid sequence MTITSVLRPASDNLGREVAAPRYSLIVSSDREHRVAAQRLRYRVFAAEPGFSIPVSPFELDVDEFDEFCDHLLVRDNITGAYVGCYRMLTPDAAIKAGGYYTATEFDISALDPVGNRVVEMGRACVDPAHRNGSVLGIMWSGILQYLELTGHDWVMGCVSVPITPHPGAVPGADVRAVRDFVMSKHPGPLDQRAVPRNPVVLGGRTLDEIAAPERLTMPPLLRGYLRMGAVICGEPAYDPAFGVADFVALQGLKSANTRYLERLRSAAVVQEGRAR
- a CDS encoding lysophospholipid acyltransferase family protein, which gives rise to MLVAAALFTAPVLSAGWLLPRHWRTRMQRAYSRMLLRCLGMKLSVDDQRLGRPEPAGVMVVAGHVSWTDVLVASAVAPANFVARADLLDWAVLGSLARRMRVVPIDRARLRELPTVVNTVRERLDRGVRVMVFPEGTTWCGLAYGGFRPAMFQAAVDSQCPVQPMAIRYANADGTLCTGPSFVGEETIGQSIGRILRQKGVEVTVRLAPLEEAGECRRDLAQRCERAVRGNQVIDLAAHDIFDPAETQITPASAMTA
- a CDS encoding cysteine desulfurase family protein, whose translation is MTLPPHSAHTGFPVYLDHAATTPMTAAAIEAMTDTFKTVGNASSLHGSGRAARRRVEESRESIAACLGARPSEVIFTSGGTESDNLAVKGIFWARRDADPKRNRILASSVEHHAVLDAVEWLEQHEGARVTWLPVDANGVVDPQTLRDELSVHADEVALVTIMWANNEVGSIMPILELAEVSAEFEIPMHSDAVQAVAQLPVDFAASKLAALSIAAHKFGGPHGVGALLLGRQVPCVPLLHGGGHERDIRSGTPDTAGVVGMAAALRENTAHFDSSARELTELRDRLIDGVFRILPGSILNGPSGEDRLPGNAHFTFPGCEGDSLLMLLDAAGIECSTGSACTAGVARASHVLIAMGVESATARGSLRFSLGHTSSVTDVDALLAALPQVVERARAAGLAGAVSRGGDR
- the mnmA gene encoding tRNA 2-thiouridine(34) synthase MnmA produces the protein MRVLAAMSGGVDSAVAAARAVAAGHDVVGVHLALSTAPGALRTGSRGCCSKEDAGDARRSADVLGIPFYVWDFADRFKEDVIDDFVASYAAGETPNPCLRCNEKIKFTALADRAIALGFDAVATGHYARLEDGVLRRAVDPDKDQSYVLGVLTAEQLSRAMFPIGDTPKEQIREEAAERGLAVANKPDSHDICFIPTGDTRAFLGARIGVRPGSVVDADSGEVLAAHDGVHGFTIGQRKGLGVEGPAVDGRPRYVTSIEPETGTVRVGSAKNLDVWGITAQRAIWTSGQTPVGPIECTVQVRAHGGLAKAVAEAVDGGITISLREPLTGVAKGQAVVLYRPDSELGDEVLGSGTIAGTESEPNTL
- a CDS encoding methionine synthase encodes the protein MTQPVSIGGLVTGIGSWPGTDARESAATILGELGDFPHLVELPARGLGADMVGRTGGILVDINLDASTRSYRVVPRRGNIAKRSEDFLNQDLDALEEAWENARLVGADHVIKLQAAGPLTLGAEIEVANGSRVLVDRGALRDIAESLGEGLARHAAEVTRRTGARVIIQLDEPQMTAVLAGSLPGRTKMESVPALPEPEALAILDSAIEGCGLPTMVHSCSTDLPWDLLRRSKAFAVSFDLSLISSKDLDGIGQLFDAGKQLALGLVPTAEPEKPVTWKECAMPAVTLIDRLGFSRELLQTQVAVTPRCGLAGAGLEWSRSALRLCTDAGAAMVDDPSAF